The nucleotide window GCCCCGCCATCGCCCGCACGGGCGACCTCGCCGCCATCCTCACGAACCTCGAGGAGGGCGACGTCCTCTTCGTCGACGAGATCCACCGCCTCAACCACCAGGTCGAGGAGGTGCTCTATCCGGCGATGGAGGACTTCTTCCTCGACATCGTCATCGGCAAGGGCCCTGCCGCGCGCTCCATCAGGCTGGACGTCCCGCATTTCACCCTCGTGGGAGCCACTACCAGGACGGGCCTTCTGACCGGTCCGCTGCGCGACCGATTCGGCATCTCGTATCGCCTGGACTACTACACGATCGAGGAGCTGGCGGGCATCGTGAGGCGCTCCGCCAGGATACTGGGTGTGGAGATAGACGACCAGGGCGCCGCCGAGATCGCCTCGCGCTCGCGCGGCACCCCGCGCCTCGCCAATCGCCTGCTCAAGCGCGTGCGCGACTATGCCCAGGTCAAGGCCCAGGGTTCCGTTGCCTGGGACGTCGCGGCCGAGGCGCTCTCCTTCTTCGAGATCGACGAGATGGGCCTCGACTGGATGGACGTCAAGATTCTGGAGGCGCTCACCAGGACCTTCCGTGGCAGGGCGGTCGGCCTTACGACCATCGCGTCTGCGGTGGGGGAGGATCCCTCCACGCTCGAGGATGTCTACGAGCCGTACCTGCTGCAGCGCGGACTCATCGTCCGCACGCCCCAGGGGCGCCAGGCCACGTCGCTCGCGTTCGAGCACCTCGGCGTGGCGTCCCCTCCGTCCGCGTAGACGCCCCACTCGTTCCCACGTCCGTTCCTCTTGGAGGGAAGATGCTTCAACGAGACTACATCCTAGAGATCATCGCCCAGTTCGTGGAGGTGGTGTCGCGCTCGCTCAGACGTGCCGTTGCCGAGAGGGACGAGGCTGCCGTGCTCGAGACCGAGGAGGCCATCGCGGGTCTGCTTGATCTTGACCCCCAGGTCGCGATGCAGCTTGCACCCGACTCGCTCGTCACCATGATGCTCCTCTCGGGCATGGGAGACTCCGTGGCCTCATACGTGGCGTATGCCCTGCGTGCCGTCTCCGGTGCCTATGGAGGCATGGGGAGGCCAGACAAGGCAAGGCTGCGCGCCGAGCAGGCTGAGGCCATCGAGGAGTCCTTCGGATGCGGATGCGAGGTGCCCGCTGAGTTCGAGGAGCTTGACAAAGCTCTCCACTCTTGATGCTGAAACCATCCCAAGGGCCCATCAGTTCTTGATCGGAGACTACATTTCGCGTATATTTCAGCTAAGTAAAACTGTCGAAAGGCAGTGACGTAAAGCTATAGGGCCTGGAATGGCAGCCAGCTGCAATTTTCTCTGGTAGGGAGGACGGCGTGGCTGTTTTCTGCATAAGGTCGAAGATCGACGCGCATTCACAGGGTGCGCCATGCCGTGGGGAAGTCTGTCCCGCTTGCTGATGCGGTCACGCTTTGCACCTCCGGTCGTCGCCACTCTCGTCGATGAATGGAATTGTCCGTAGAGTCAGGAGAAAGGAAGTGGGAATGTTACTGAAGAGGTTGCGCTACCTTCTAGCGGTCGCCCTTGCCGTAGGGATAGTGGTCGGGGGGGGGTCATGCCTTCGCCGATAGCGGCGTACCCGTGAACGTCAACATCACGAAGTTCCAGATTCTGAATCTCAATAAAGAAGAAGTGCACACAATCTATCAGAGCGATAGGTTCTATCTCGCGATGGACTGGGACGCCAGCGCCGCGGGGACGAGCATCCACGAAGGCGACTACTTCGACATCACCCTTCCGGACAACATGAAGTTCCCGTCCGGCACGACCGCGCAGGACTTCGATCTGAAAGACGTCGACGGAAACGTCGTGGCGAAGGC belongs to Olsenella uli DSM 7084 and includes:
- the ruvB gene encoding Holliday junction branch migration DNA helicase RuvB; the protein is MWEADREDLFEEGHDAAAAARSLGQRSVSAELTTDDLDVEHSLRPVTLDEYCGQERVRENLRVLIAAAKDRHETLDHVLFSGPPGLGKTTLANVVANEMGARLRTTSGPAIARTGDLAAILTNLEEGDVLFVDEIHRLNHQVEEVLYPAMEDFFLDIVIGKGPAARSIRLDVPHFTLVGATTRTGLLTGPLRDRFGISYRLDYYTIEELAGIVRRSARILGVEIDDQGAAEIASRSRGTPRLANRLLKRVRDYAQVKAQGSVAWDVAAEALSFFEIDEMGLDWMDVKILEALTRTFRGRAVGLTTIASAVGEDPSTLEDVYEPYLLQRGLIVRTPQGRQATSLAFEHLGVASPPSA